A stretch of the Drosophila sulfurigaster albostrigata strain 15112-1811.04 chromosome 2L, ASM2355843v2, whole genome shotgun sequence genome encodes the following:
- the LOC133844754 gene encoding large ribosomal subunit protein uL6 encodes MRTINSNQCVKIPKDIKASVKARVVTITGTRGTLKRSFKHLALDMYMSDKRTLKVEKWFGTKKELAAVRTVCSHIENMIKGVTFGFQYKMRAVYAHFPINCVTSEQNTVIEIRNFLGEKYIRRVEMAPGVTVVNSTAQKDELIVEGNDIEAVSGSAALIQQSTTVKNKDIRKFLDGLYVSEKTTVVKTEA; translated from the exons ATGCGAACGATCAACTCGAATCAGTGTGTCAAGATCCCCAAGGATATTAAAGCCTCAGTGAAGGCCCGTGTTGTCACAATCACCGGCACCAGAGGTACGCTGAAGCGCAGCTTCAAGCACCTTGCTCTGGACATGTACATGTCCGACAAGCGTACTCTGAAAGTTGAGAAATGGTTTGGCACTAAGAAGGAACTCGCTGCTGTGCGCACAGTGTGCAGTCACATTGAGAACATGATCAAAG GTGTGACATTTGGCTTCCAGTACAAAATGCGTGCTGTGTACGCTCATTTCCCCATCAACTGCGTGACATCCGAGCAAAACACAGTCATCGAGATCCGTAACTTCTTGGGCGAGAAGTACATTCGACGCGTCGAGATGGCTCCCGGTGTGACAGTTGTCAACTCGACGGCCCAAAAGGATGAGCTTATCGTTGAGGGCAACGACATCGAGGCTGTGTCTGGCTCAGCAGCTCTTATCCAGCAGTCGACCACCGTAAAAAACAAGGATATCCGAAAATTCTTGGATGGTCTGTACGTGTCGGAAAAGACGACCGTCGTGAAGACTGAAGCTTAG